Within the uncultured Methanobrevibacter sp. genome, the region TCCCAGTAGTGAAGTCCTTTTGTGTTTTGTTTGTGTACTATGGTATTTCTATGGGAATTTCATTTCGCTGCAAGCCTTTTTCTATTACATTACTTACTTATTTTATTATTGTTTTATTTTTATTTGTGTTTTTTTTCATGTTATTATTTTAAATTCGGTGATTTTATGAATATTAAAATATTAGACACTACTTTACGTGATGGAGAACAAACTCCTGGTGTTTCTTTAACTTCTTTGGAAAAATTAAGAATTGCAAATAAACTTGATGAAATTGGAGTTAATTTCATTGAAGCTGGTTCTGCAATTACTTCTTCTGGTGAAAGAGAATCTATTAAAAATATTACTCAACAGGGTTTTAATGCGGAAATTCTTAGTTTTGCTAGACCTATTGAAAGGGATATTGATTATTGTTTAGAATGTGATGTTGATGCAGTTAATTTAGTTGTTCCTACATCAGATTTACATATTTTTGATAAGTTAAAAATTACTAAAGAAGAATTATTGGACATGTCTAACGCTGCTGTTGATTATTGTAAAGATCATGGTTTAATTGTTGAATTATCTGCAGAAGATGCATCTAGGACAGATATCGACTTTTTAAAAACAGTCTATAATAATGCTGTTAATCATGGTGCTGATAGGGTTTGCTTATGTGATACTGTTGGTGTCTTAACTCCTGATTCTTCATTTGATATATTTAAACAATTAAAGAAATGTATTGATGTTCCAATTAGTTGTCATTGTCATAATGATTTTGGTTTGGCAGTAGCTAATACTCTTGCTGCTTTAAAAGGAGGTGCATCTGAATTTCATTCTACTATAAATGGTATTGGTGAAAGAGCAGGAAATACTTCTTTTGAAGAATGTGTTGTGGGGATTTATAAATTGCTTCCACAATTTTCAACTAATATCAAAATTCATGAAATTTATACTATTTCTAAATTAGTAGCGAGATTAACTGGAGTTTATATTCAACCTAATAAAGCTATTGTTGGTGAAAATGCTTTTGCTCATGAATCTGGAATTCATTCTGATGGTATTATTAAAAATGCGGCAACTTATGAACCTATGACTCCAGAACTTGTTGGTCGTAAACGTAAATTTGTCATTGGTAAGCATATGGGGACTCATGGTTTAGATGCAAGGCTAAAAGAATTGGGTGTTTTTGTTAATAAAAAACAACTTCAAAAAATTTGTGATAATATTAAGATTCTTGCAGATAAAGGTAAAACTGTTACTGATGTTGATTTACAGGCAATAGCTGATAATATTTTAGAAATTAATCATAAAGATAGAATTAAATTAAATGAAGTTACTATTGTGTCTGGTAATAAAGTCATGCCTACTGCATCTGTAAAATTAACTATTGATGGTGAAGAAATTTTAAATGCTGGTGTGGGTATTGGTCCTGTTGATGCGGCAATTAATGCTGTTAAATCTTTGGATATTTTTGAAGATATTGATTTTATTGAGTATCATGTAGATGCGATTACTGGAGGTACTGATGCTCTTATTGATGTAATTATTAAACTTCAAAAAGGTGATAAAATTATATCTGCAAGAGGAACAGAACCAGATATTATTAATGCTAGTGTAAAAGCTTATATTTCTGGAGTTAATAGATTACTTTCTGATTAATGGTGTTTTCATGGAAATTAAAATATTGGGATTTAAAGGAAATATTCTTTCAGTGGATCAAACATTAGCTAAAATTAATAATTTTAGAAATGATGGGGAAGTTATTCAATTATTGGATGCTGATTCAATAGCTGGTTTAAAACATGTTAAACATGGTGTTAATCAGGCAATTTTAGCATTTAATCGAGAAGAAAATTTGGCTAATGATTTAAGTGTTGAGATTTGTTTAAGATGTTCTGCTCAAAGACAAATTTCTAAAGCTTTTAAAATTCTTGGTCTTAAAGAAGGAAAAATGAATTTATGTGCTATCTTAATAAATTGTTCTAATGATAGATATGATGATTTAAATTCTATGTTTGATAGGGATGATGATGTTTTAATAGCTGATAAATCAAAATTAATGAAGATATATGGTATTAATAAAAAAGAATTAGAAAATAGTAATATAGAAAACATAATAATTGATAGAATAACTAAACTTATAGTTGATTATTGATAACTTCAATTATTTTATCAAGATTTTCTTTTTTCAAGCTTTCATAATTTAAATTTTTAACTTCAATTACAATTCCTTTTTCTTTTAGTCTGTTGTAATTTGGACATTTTGTAATGAAATTATGGTGATTTATTGGTAATTCTTTTTTTAATTTCCACATTATATCTTTAGGTTTTTCATGTGGAATAATTACATTAACGCCTCTTTTAAAGGTATGAAACGTGGTATTTATATGTTTTTTTAGAGTTGTTGTTGCATTTATTGTTTCCTTTAAATTATTTTTTACAAAATCAAGTTCCTTATCTATACCACTACATGTAATTTCATCAACTTTGCTTAATTTTTGAGGTATTTTAGTATTTTCAAAAACTTCCGGATTATTGGTACTAATAAATCCACCATTTTCAACATTTATTATTTTTGGAGATCCTGTAGATGCAATTATAATGTCGGATAAGTTACCATTCCCTAATTTTTTTTCATTATCTCCAATTCCTGCAGATGCATCTTCAATGGTTGTAATTTCATTGTCTTTACAAAATTTTGAAATAGATGCAGTATCTTGTTCAGCTGTATAAGCTGCAAAACTAGTATAAA harbors:
- a CDS encoding (R)-citramalate synthase, with amino-acid sequence MNIKILDTTLRDGEQTPGVSLTSLEKLRIANKLDEIGVNFIEAGSAITSSGERESIKNITQQGFNAEILSFARPIERDIDYCLECDVDAVNLVVPTSDLHIFDKLKITKEELLDMSNAAVDYCKDHGLIVELSAEDASRTDIDFLKTVYNNAVNHGADRVCLCDTVGVLTPDSSFDIFKQLKKCIDVPISCHCHNDFGLAVANTLAALKGGASEFHSTINGIGERAGNTSFEECVVGIYKLLPQFSTNIKIHEIYTISKLVARLTGVYIQPNKAIVGENAFAHESGIHSDGIIKNAATYEPMTPELVGRKRKFVIGKHMGTHGLDARLKELGVFVNKKQLQKICDNIKILADKGKTVTDVDLQAIADNILEINHKDRIKLNEVTIVSGNKVMPTASVKLTIDGEEILNAGVGIGPVDAAINAVKSLDIFEDIDFIEYHVDAITGGTDALIDVIIKLQKGDKIISARGTEPDIINASVKAYISGVNRLLSD
- a CDS encoding DegT/DnrJ/EryC1/StrS family aminotransferase; translation: MEFKFKEPHKETRCIMAKVAAGENPYLTDTNNSFEKNCQKKIKKLTNHKYSKITNSGNNSIFIALSSIKGSIIIPDQGGWHGFKQIAKFLNKEIITLKTDLGLINTDYLENIDIPKDSALIYTSFAAYTAEQDTASISKFCKDNEITTIEDASAGIGDNEKKLGNGNLSDIIIASTGSPKIINVENGGFISTNNPEVFENTKIPQKLSKVDEITCSGIDKELDFVKNNLKETINATTTLKKHINTTFHTFKRGVNVIIPHEKPKDIMWKLKKELPINHHNFITKCPNYNRLKEKGIVIEVKNLNYESLKKENLDKIIEVINNQL
- the cgi121 gene encoding KEOPS complex subunit Cgi121; its protein translation is MEIKILGFKGNILSVDQTLAKINNFRNDGEVIQLLDADSIAGLKHVKHGVNQAILAFNREENLANDLSVEICLRCSAQRQISKAFKILGLKEGKMNLCAILINCSNDRYDDLNSMFDRDDDVLIADKSKLMKIYGINKKELENSNIENIIIDRITKLIVDY